From Penicillium psychrofluorescens genome assembly, chromosome: 1, one genomic window encodes:
- a CDS encoding uncharacterized protein (ID:PFLUO_000239-T1.cds;~source:funannotate): MSPSAHNSFYSIASIPADGIGPEVIAAGIETLQALAQTLQTFELQFHHYDWSSETYRKTGKYIPDGGLDELKKHDAILFGAVGAPDVPDHISLWGLRLAICQPLQQYANVRPTRILRGTESPLRRCETGDLDWVIVRENSEGEYAGQGGRSHRGFPWEIATETAIFSRHGVERIMRFAFETAQKRPRKHLTVVSKSNAQRNGMVLWDEVAVEIAREFPDVQVDKMLVDAMTTRMVLKPKSIDTIVASNLHADILSDLAAALAGSIGIAPTSNLDPTRQHPSMFEPIHGSAFDITGKGVANPVATFWTAAEMLDWLGEKDAARQLMQCVETVCESGTLTPDLGGMATTKDVTAAVVAEIRKLPRS; this comes from the exons ATGTCTCCATCTGCCCATAATAGCTTCTACAGCATTGCGTCCATCCCCGCGGACGGTATCGGCCCCGAGGTCATCGCCGCCGGGATCGAAACCCTCCAGGCCCTCGCACAGACCCTGCAGACCTTCGAACTGCAGTTCCACCACTATGACTGGAGTTCCGAGACGTATCGGAAAACGGGCAAGTATATCCCCGACGGTGGCCTCGATGAACTGAAGAAACATGACGCAATCTTGTTCGGAGCGGTAGGAGCACCGG ATGTCCCCGACCATATCTCCCTCTGGGGTCTCCGACTGGCCATCTGCCAACCGCTCCAACAATACGCCAACGTGCGTCCTACGCGGATTCTCCGCGGTACCGAATCCCCGCTCCGACGCTGCGAGACGGGCGACCTGGATTGGGTGATCGTTCGCGAAAATAGTGAGGGCGAGTACGCCGGCCAGGGCGGACGATCCCACCGCGGGTTTCCGTGGGAGATCGCCACAGAGACAGCAATCTTCTCGCGGCATGGAGTGGAGCGGATCATGCGCTTTGCATTTGAGACGGCGCAGAAGCGACCGCGGAAGCATCTGACAGTCGTCTCGAAGAGCAATGCGCAGCGCAATGGGATGGTGCTCTGGGATGAGGTTGCGGTCGAGATTGCGCGCGAGTTTCCCGATGTGCAGGTGGATAAGATGCTGGTGGAtgcgatgacgacgaggatggtgctGAAACCTAAGTCGATTGATACGATTGTGGCGTCAAATTTG CACGCGGATATCCTCTCCGATCTGgccgccgccctcgccgGGTCTATTGGCATTGCACCCACCTCCAATCTGGACCCGACCCGCCAGCACCCCAGTATGTTCGAGCCGATTCATGGCTCTGCATTTGACATCACTGGCAAGGGAGTTGCCAATCCCGTGGCGACGTTCTGGACCGCGGCAGAGATGCTTGACTGGCTTGGAGAGAAGGACGCCGCCCGGCAGCTGATGCAATGCGTCGAGACCGTGTGTGAAAGTGGCACACTCACTCCGGATCTAGGAGGAATGGCGACTACGAAGGACGTGACGGCGGCGGTTGTGGCCGAGATTCGGAAATTGCCGAGGTCGTGA
- a CDS encoding uncharacterized protein (ID:PFLUO_000240-T1.cds;~source:funannotate) produces the protein MSLNRFLLCTGSVLASVLGAHASLNTVPTIPFIEAGGSYSLSHLTDIVVDSRYAESVDHNGETWIPPTLQQFAATFQADIQSVFGLDVPLSHGTKRKANAIFITLTNQTGFHDAAGQWTSEGYALTVDDKGVVVAGASPLGAWWGTRSVIQAAVEGKSTLAKGSGVDAPGWGTRGVMLDAGRHYYPPDFLVEMCSYLSFFKQNTFHVHLSDNIDNNVELYSRERSLHDTYAAFRLWSDDPAVAGLNKRANESYTRDEFDDIQTQCAQRGVTIIPEIEAPGHALVIVQWKPELGLGDLSMLNISHPDTIPTMKTIWKTFLPWFHSKTVHIGADEYNSSLVSDYTYFVNTMNDYIRTESSGKKAMRIWGTFTPKEGCNVSKSVSYQHWDTSADRPYWDYIQNGYNVLNSDDYLYLVGGWSGSFPQVLNQTMIFDDPYGKPYSPPTFDTSLIGDNPPRNNPRTLGHLAALWNDYGPNSTTVLQAYYSWRDSLPALADKQWGGNITATVYSSVFDKLHAAVPGQNLDRSIPSKNKTILHYSFEEENAKTVKDHSGNGYDGTVHGCKIRNGQVHFENGCYVETPLGSKGRDYTLSFYVKPTNNMPGTLFAGPDSTFVNGNGTISNTTLISGGNPYSLNYTLPLNAWTGVNLIGKGTDTIMTVANAGDSSKTMVFNTRIGVNGQGFVWAPIAVEAPLHRIGEGFTGLMKEIILTDGALY, from the exons ATGTCGCTCAATCGCTTTCTTCTCTGCACGGGCAGTGTCCTGGCCAGCGTGCTGGGAG CTCATGCCAGCCTCAACACGGTCCCTACAATTCCTTTCATTGAGGCCGGAGGCAGTTACTCGCTGTCGCATCTGACGGACATTGTCGTCGATTCCCGGTATGCGGAGTCGGTCGACCACAATGGCGAGACCTGGATCCCCCCGACCCTCCAGCAGTTTGCCGCAACATTCCAGGCAGATATCCAGTCGGTCTTTGGGCTGGACGTGCCGTTGTCTCATGGCACAAAGCGCAAAGCCAATGCGATCTTTATTACTTTGACCAACCAAACGGGGTTCCATGATGCTGCTGGTCAATGGACATCCGAGGGATATGCCTTGACGGTGGATGATAAGGGAGTGGTTGTCGCCGGCGCTAGCCCCCTCGGTGCTTGGTGGGGAACACGATCGGTGATCCAGGCCGCGGTGGAAGGGAAGTCGACGCTGGCCAAGGGATCGGGGGTGGATGCGCCTGGTTGGGGCACTCGTGGTGTCATG CTCGATGCCGGTCGACACTACTATCCCCCGGATTTCCTGGTCGAAATGTGCTCGTACCTGTCGTTCTTCAAACAAAACACATTCCATGTACACCTCAGCGACAACATCGATAACAATGTCGAGTTATACTCGAGAGAGCGCAGCTTGCATGACACTTATGCCGCATTTCGCCTCTGGTCTGACGACCCGGCAGTCGCTGGCCTGAACAAGCGTGCCAACGAGTCCTACACTCGCGACGAATTTGACGACATCCAGACCCAGTGCGCGCAACGGGGTGTTACTATCATTCCTGAGATTGAGGCTCCGGGCCACGCTCTTGTGATCGTACAATGGAAACCCGAACTCGGCCTGGGGGACCTAAGCATGTTGAACATCAGCCATCCAGACACGATCCCAACCATGAAGACGATCTGGAAGACCTTCCTGCCGTGGTTCCACAGCAAGACGGTGCACATTGGCGCCGACGAATACAACAGCAGCCTGGTTTCGGACTACACGTATTTCGTGAACACGATGAACGACTACATCCGCACCGAGTCGTCGGGTAAAAAGGCCATGCGCATTTGGGGCACCTTCACACCCAAGGAGGGTTGTAACGTCTCGAAATCGGTGTCTTACCAACACTGGGACACTAGCGCTGACCGCCCCTACTGGGACTACATCCAGAACGGGTACAATGTGCTCAACTCGGACGATTACTTGTATCTCGTTGGTGGATGGTCGGGCTCGTTCCCGCAGGTGCTCAACCAGACTATGATCTTTGACGATCCTTACGGCAAGCCATACTCACCCCCGACATTTGACACGTCCCTTATTGGGGATAACCCGCCGAGAAACAATCCTCGTACACTCGGACATCTTGCCGCTCTGTGGAATGACTATGGCCCCAACTCAACCACCGTTCTACAGGCGTACTACTCGTGGCGCGATTCTCTACCCGCACTAGCTGACAAGCAATGGGGAGGCAACATCACCGCGACAGTGTATAGCAGTGTTTTCGATAAGTTGCACGCTGCAGTGCCAGGGCAGAATCTTGATCGGAGCATTCCTagcaagaacaagaccaTCCTGCACTACAGCTTTGAGGAGGAAAACGCGAAGACGGTGAAAGACCATTCAGGCAATGGTTACGACGGCACCGTCCACGGATGCAAGATCCGCAACGGCCAAGTCCACTTTGAAAACGGCTGCTATGTCGAAACACCACTGGGCAGCAAGGGACGAGATTATACGCTATCGTTTTACGTGAAGCCCACAAACAACATGCCGGGCACTTTATTTGCCGGCCCAGACTCCACCTTCGTCAACGGCAACGgcaccatctccaacacTACTCTGATCAGCGGCGGAAATCCCTATTCGCTCAACTATACTCTGCCACTGAATGCCTGGACTGGTGTGAATCTCATCGGCAAGGGTACCGACACGATCATGACTGTCGCGAATGCGGGCGACTCGTCTAAGACTATGGTGTTCAATACGAGGATCGGGGTTAACGGCCAGGGCTTTGTGTGGGCGCCTATTGCCGTTGAGGCGCCGTTGCATCGTATCGGAGAGGGATTTACCGGgttgatgaaggagatcaTCTTGACTGATGGTGCGCTGTACTAG
- a CDS encoding uncharacterized protein (ID:PFLUO_000241-T1.cds;~source:funannotate), whose amino-acid sequence MFLKFPVEVLLIILEPLSRTDQLSLARSCQRFYEQIIPMFYVSIETPCYCVDLHKALVNTLLLHPERIDSVRHLKVGKLKFGRKPESYMQHRHEYYESAETKKRLADAVGRLSHRDWEKTQWLEDLEGWSDLNGHQHRDAWLAVLLYLVPNIQTLELFWGGTGTRYSHWVLQRAAQRSKPFDSQPPFPFLHTACIKVTADTGQCFSLARLAPFFQFTSMRTFRGQLMTDGHLIDNMLPVNSSPITHLEIEQSSSETGFIDLIAPCTNLKVFEYTSQDEYLNCSNDYRRLFRHFWPEVFIKAVEKKKDTLEVLSLAPFRHSEYFSHSSAQDWIGPLNGFKALKHLHIHAGCILGNSTSRQDYQNDPVKQRISLDDTLPSSLECLWVYCVSHWASDFRQDKDFAWELMISQLTSLAETTSTRFPCLKKISVEGDFKRSDLPDKDIDKCRAMHPDCSHFMQPEILQLTDSLRSACMEKGIAFHIRDCEIEASLKEFDDLLMFSRFEEDE is encoded by the coding sequence ATGTTCTTGAAATTTCCCGTTGAAGTCCTGCTGATAATCCTCGAGCCCCTCAGTCGGACCGACCAGCTCAGCCTGGCGCGGTCCTGTCAACGGTTTTATGAACAGATCATTCCCATGTTCTATGTTTCAATCGAGACTCCATGCTATTGTGTAGATCTGCACAAGGCCCTGGTCAATACTCTTCTGCTCCATCCAGAGCGAATCGATTCCGTCCGCCATCTAAAAGTGGGCAAATTGAAGTTCGGCCGCAAGCCAGAGTCCTACATGCAGCACCGCCATGAGTACTATGAGTCtgccgagaccaagaaaaGACTTGCGGATGCCGTCGGCAGATTGAGTCATCGAGATTGGGAGAAAACACAATGGCTCGAAGACCTGGAAGGTTGGTCCGATCTTAACGGTCACCAACATCGCGACGCCTGGCTAGCTGTTTTGCTGTATCTTGTGCCCAATATCCAAACGCTCGAACTATTCTGGGGCGGCACGGGTACCCGGTACTCGCATTGGGTGCTTCAGCGAGCAGCGCAACGCTCGAAACCTTTCGATTCGCAACCACCGTTCCCGTTTCTACACACGGCCTGCATCAAAGTGACCGCCGACACAGGCCAGTGCTTCTCGCTGGCGCGCCTGGCACCCTTTTTCCAATTTACCTCTATGCGTACATTCAGGGGCCAGCTGATGACCGACGGTCACCTTATAGACAACATGCTCCCGGTGAACAGCTCCCCGATCACGCACCTGGAAATAGAACAAAGCAGCAGCGAAACTGGGTTTATCGATCTAATCGCACCTTGCACAAATCTGAAAGTCTTTGAATATACAAGTCAAGACGAGTACTTGAACTGTAGTAATGACTATCGCCGATTATTTCGCCATTTCTGGCCAGAAGTCTTCATCAAAGctgtggagaagaagaaggatacgCTGGAGGTGTTGTCTTTGGCCCCCTTCCGACACAGTGAATATTTCTCCCACTCGTCAGCCCAGGACTGGATCGGTCCGCTGAATGGGTTCAAGGCTCTGAAACATCTACATATACACGCAGGATGTATTCTTGGAAACTCCACCAGCAGGCAGGATTATCAAAATGATCCTGTCAAGCAGCGCATTTCCCTCGACGACACTTTGCCTTCGTCACTAGAATGTCTCTGGGTGTATTGTGTGAGCCATTGGGCTAGTGACTTCCGCCAGGACAAGGATTTTGCTTGGGAGTTGATGATCAGCCAATTGACCAGTCTTGCGGAGACCACTTCTACCCGCTTTCCTTGTCTGAAAAAGATTAGTGTTGAGGGGGACTTCAAGAGGTCGGACCTTCCTGACAAGGACATAGATAAATGTCGTGCAATGCACCCGGATTGTTCGCATTTTATGCAACCAGAGATATTACAACTGACAGATAGCTTGCGCTCGGCGTGTATGGAAAAGGGTATTGCATTTCATATTCGGGATTGTGAGATCGAGGCTAGCTTAAAGGAGTTTGATGACCTTCTGATGTTTTCGAGGTTTGAGGAGGATGAGTAA
- a CDS encoding uncharacterized protein (ID:PFLUO_000242-T1.cds;~source:funannotate), whose protein sequence is MLKQLALGLLAAHCAAGARFAMYIDEYHTADLPGSNQTKDIDHAIMAFAKTTLFTQGSAPSFQPFEPVETMRKRFSPDTKVMIAIGGWGDTEGFSQGAKDDASREQFAKNVASVLDSNGFDGVDIDWEYPGGNGQDYKQIPNSKKTDEIQTYPMFLAAVKKAIGNKTLSVAVPGRKVDMIAFTKEQGPKIWDSVDMVNVMSYDLINRRDNVTGFASSVQGCLDVVQSYLDIGLDPKKVNLGFAYYAKWFTTDKDSDCDKEPIGCKMVKLENDDGSDNGKSGVLTFEKSTMSVAPKDLKTSTDGKCGYSSSSKCPDGQCCSQYGNCGSGDDFCQAGCLSDYGTCKGISITDSWRRAQKNGKTDDKEGGQYYYDDKVNIFWTWETPDLIAEKYTKIVDAKKLGGVMAWSLGEDTLSFAHLDAMQQGIQQDSDS, encoded by the exons ATGTTGAAGCAGCTTGCTCTCGGCCTGCTGGCCGCTCACTGCGCGGCTGGTGCACGTTTTGCCATGTATATCGACGA ATACCATACAGCTGATCTTCCAGGATCCAACCAGACAAAGGACATCGACCATGCCATTATGGCCTTTGCCAAAACCACGCTGTTTACCCAGGGCTCGGCGCCGTCGTTCCAGCCCTTTGAGCCGGTTGAGACTATGCGCAAGCGCTTCAGTCCCGACACTAAGGTGATGATTGCTATTGGTGGCTGGGGCGACACCGAGGGTTTCTCGCAGGGAGCCAAGGACGACGCGTCGCGAGAGCAGTTCGCGAAGAACGTGGCGTCGGTGCTGGACTCCAATGGCTTTGACGGCGTTG ATATCGACTGGGAGTACCCGGGCGGTAATGGACAGGACTACAAGCAAATTCCGAACTCGAAGAAGACAGACGAGATCCAGACTTACCCCATGTTCCTGGCTGCGGTCAAGAAAGCGATTGGCAACAAGACGCTGTCCGTCGCCGTGCCAGGCCGCAAGGTCGACATGATTGCCTTCACCAAGGAGCAGGGCCCCAAGATCTGGGATTCAGTCGACATGGTCAACGTTATGAGCTACGACCTGATTAACCGCCGTGACAACGTCACCGGCTTTGCCAGCAGCGTCCAGGGATGTCTGGATGTTGTCCAGAGCTACCTGGATATTGGACTTGACCCGAAAAAGGTCAACCTGGGCTTCGCTTACTATGCCAAGTGGTTCACCACTGACAAGGATTCGGACTGTGACAAGGAGCCTATTGGCTGCAAGATGGTCAAGCTTGAGAACGACGACGGCAGTGACAATGGAAAATCTGGCGTGCTTACTTTTGAGAAGAGTACTATGTCAGTGGCGCCCAAGGACCTGAAAACCAGCACGGATGGCAAGTGCGGTTACTCTTCGTCCAGCAAGTGCCCCGATGGACAGTGCTGCAGCCAGTATGGCAACTG TGGTTCCGGTGACGACTTCTGCCAGGCGGGCTGTCTCTCCGACTACGGCACCTGCAAGGGCATCTCGATCACCGACTCGTGGCGCCGCGCCCAGAAAAATGGCAAGACGGACGACAAGGAGGGCGGTCAGTACTACTATGACGACAAGGTCAACATCTTCTGGACCTGGGAAACCCCCGATCTGATCGCGGAGAAATACACGAAGATCGTGGACGCGAAGAAGTTGGGCGGCGTCATGGCCTGGAGTCTCGGCGAGGATACCCTCAGTTTCGCGCATCTGGATGCCATGCAGCAGGGTATCCAGCAGGATAGTGATTCTTGA
- a CDS encoding uncharacterized protein (ID:PFLUO_000243-T1.cds;~source:funannotate), which produces MNSPPSSLSPIPPPIPVNTHPNRSNAPEPERTLPDPNRLAPEDAYFAHSISRIRSAPAHYEDNFRALNGDVRATGMAALRPETALLRANPNHKDVRRLRGTSGRRRRKGAWKKLLWVKQSYPDNYTDTETFLDHLQRNPRVRPYDFWPLVADSTVIVQHVCSVVIFVCCFIGIVQDRVSPVSIVCWGSVGTAMGWTLWDNWIWREHEETPQATDGTAGVDDGSSSSSMISAANPHGNHAQPNGSTTSPIHGLGLTMSGNESREHLSRQSTDLGGSSEAVRDAATQNTALSASPTTILGSSEASLLPEASRSSLFSSHKSRNRQRLSTVKSAFLIYFALLGLSPILKSLTKSTASDSIWAMSCWLLITNIFSFDYGSGEGADATKFPASLSTNAAVMASTVLASRLPTTTHVFSLMLFSMEVFGLFPIFRRQLRQKSWTGHALLTFALVVVAGGAVGVTLSGGWASAIIGSVLGSILAALAMGGCSWWLISLQKYKNVVIGPWDPARPIIRRHWK; this is translated from the exons ATGAATTCACCACCTTCCTCGCTGTCCCCTATCCCACCGCCGATACCTGTCAACACTCACCCGAACCGTTCGAACGCTCCTGAACCAGAACGAACCCTACCCGACCCCAATCGCCTGGCACCCGAGGATGCGTACTTTGCGCATTCTATCTCCCGGATCCGCTCGGCACCTGCGCACTATGAGGACAATTTCCGGGCCCTGAATGGTGATGTCAGGGCCACTGGCATGGCGGCGTTGCGGCCGGAGACTGCACTGCTACGTGCGAATCCAAATCACAAGGATGTTCGGAGACTGCGAGGGACGAGCGGGCGTCGGAGACGAAAGGGAGCCTGGAAAAAGCTTCTCTGGGTCAAGCAATCTT ATCCGGATAACTACACCGACACCGAAACTTTTCTAGATCACCTGCAGCGGAACCCTCGGGTCCGGCCTTACGATTTCTGGCCTCTCGTGGCCGATTCCACCGTGATTGTGCAACATGTGTGCTCCGTCGTCATCTTTGTCTGTTGTTTCATCGGGATCGTCCAAGATAGAGTGAGCCCCGTCTCGATCGTTTGCTGGGGGAGTGTCGGTACTGCAATGGGCTGGACACTGTGGGACAACTGGATCTGGAGAGAGCACGAGGAAACCCCACAGGCTACAGATGGCACCGCGGGGGTTGACGATGgctccagctcgagctcgATGATCAGCGCTGCCAACCCGCATGGCAATCATGCGCAGCCGAATGGTTCTACTACTAGTCCGATCCATGGGCTTGGTCTGACGATGTCTGGCAATGAATCCCGGGAGCATCTATCGCGGCAAAGCACAGATCTCGGCGGAAGTTCTGAAGCAGTGCGGGATGCAGCCACGCAAAATACAGCACTCTCGGCCTCACCAACGACCATCTTGGGGAGTTCCGAAGCTTCATTACTCCCAGAAGCCAGCCGATCATCACTTTTCTCATCTCACAAATCGCGCAATCGACAGCGTCTCTCCACCGTCAAATCGGCCTTTTTAATCTATTTTGCCCTGCTCGGACTCAGTCCGATCCTCAAATCGCTGACAAAATCCACTGCGAGCGACTCCATCTGGGCAATGAGCTGTTGGCTCTTAATCACCAATATTTTCTCCTTCGACTATGGAAGCGGGGAGGGCGCCGACGCCACCAAATTCCCGGCTTCTCTTTCTACCAATGCCGCCGTGATGGCGTCCACGGTCCTCGCGTCCCGTCTTCCGACCACCACCCACGTGTTCAGCCTGATGCTTTTTTCCATGGAAGTCTTTGGATTGTTCCCCATCTTCCGCCGCCAATTGCGTCAAAAGTCCTGGACGGGCCATGCTCTTTTGACCTTCGCTTtggtggttgttgctggaggTGCCGTGGGTGTCACGCTCAGCGGCGGATGGGCATCAGCCATCATCGGCTCAGTGCTGGGGAGCATCCTGGCTGCATTGGCCATGGGCGGGTGTAGCTGGTGGCTCATCAGCCTGCAGAAATACAAGAATGTGGTCATTGGCCCCTGGGATCCTGCCCGGCCTATTATTCGGCGGCATTGGAAGTAG
- a CDS encoding uncharacterized protein (ID:PFLUO_000244-T1.cds;~source:funannotate): protein MADLPVSPTHNELIVPAAPAAREALPEDPSATSNIPQIVADSVVVISDAETELLETPRGRPRRRLHRRGFLVSDGSDVDELDEPSTSHKEAVVEENIVTATDCSTLFGLLPLPLTERSPLSDLPSHITSLDEDTSILDVPVVKNSAVSTMNGGADPTKCLHSHPRGSSALSNFSDTTELDENAKQPSSLPSETSAPIEPLGSPGLKLPRPVDVPPASSRAFLYFQRVSGPGNVFPTDLRALLKEWHEAYPEKLPPCATRSWSASRLGHFMIFDRDGDELRLAIYKVITHAISNPYFVMVLVSEKGPGELVAPTSIRPRMTNKKSKGHYLLAWLGVTQEWDNEVSAVRVPILDDEKIQFDPKMFDYAQDNPLLLRAITTPKKNKDSSPTDSADHPSGKSLLPHLTLLEPALHAPTPSPITQASEHDESQSPQKTKDQVFWTDQTSKREVSEASSDHFTSRNVRRRLFAPTPTPSSPATKARFKLVSETSEMARCFSVGNCENVDIFFQKAREFYRSSSNAASMALACQIPGVEGIRYVGEGCQDEFRILCEDIDQLSGEGGILVIDIKPVF, encoded by the coding sequence ATGGCTGACCTCCCCGTTTCCCCAACTCACAATGAGCTTATTGTCCCTGCAGCACCGGCTGCTCGTGAGGCTCTTCCTGAGGACCCGTCTGCCACTTCAAACATCCCGCAAATCGTCGCTGACTCCGTGGTGGTAATCAGCGATGCCGAGACTGAGCTTCTCGAGACTCCTCGCGGTCGTCCCCGTCGTCGCCTGCATCGTCGGGGCTTCTTAGTGTCAGATGGTTCGGACgttgatgagctggatgaaCCTTCAACCAGCCATAAAGaggctgtggtggaggagaatATCGTGACCGCGACCGACTGCTCTACACTTTttgggcttcttcctctgcctctTACCGAGCGCTCCCCACTGTCGGATCTACCCTCGCACATTACCAGCCTTGATGAAGATACTAGCATCCTAGATGTTCCTGTCGTGAAGAACAGCGCGGTTTCCACCATGAATGGTGGCGCTGATCCTACTAAGTGTCTTCATTCACATCCTCGTGGAAGTTCGGCGTTGTCAAACTTCTCTGACACAACAGAACTCGATGAGAATGCCAAACAACCATCCTCCCTGCCGAGTGAGACCTCCGCGCCTATTGAGCCTCTCGGCAGTCCTGGGCTTAAATTACCTCGTCCCGTGGACGTTCCACCCGCTTCGAGCCGTGCTTTCCTGTATTTCCAACGAGTCTCTGGTCCAGGGAATGTCTTCCCCACAGACCTTCGCGCTCTTCTCAAGGAGTGGCACGAGGCATATCCTGAAAAGCTGCCTCCGTGCGCCACAAGGTCCTGGTCTGCATCACGATTGGGCCATTTCATGATCTTTGACCGGGATGGCGACGAACTGCGGCTTGCTATTTACAAGGTCATCACCCACGCAATTTCCAATCCTTACTTCGTCATGGTTCTTGTGTCGGAGAAAGGTCCTGGAGAGCTGGTTGCTCCCACCAGTATTCGCCCCAGGATGACCAACAAGAAATCGAAAGGTCATTACCTTCTTGCGTGGCTCGGCGTCACCCAAGAATGGGACAACGAGGTGTCCGCTGTGAGGGTCCCCATACTCGATGACGAAAAGATTCAGTTTGACCCAAAAATGTTCGATTACGCGCAGGACAATCCTCTACTTCTACGAGCCATTACCacaccgaagaagaacaaggactCTTCGCCTACAGACTCCGCTGACCACCCAAGCGGCAAGAGTCTTCTCCCACACCTGACCTTATTGGAACCTGCGCTCCATGCACCTACGCCTAGTCCTATCACGCAAGCTTCTGAACATGATGAGAGTCAGTCGCCGCAGAAAACGAAAGACCAAGTTTTCTGGACTGATCAGACATCAAAGCGCGAAGTCAGTGAAGCATCCTCGGACCATTTCACCAGTCGGAATGTGCGACGACGTCTTTTTGCCCCCACCCCCACACCATCTTCCCCCGCTACCAAAGCGCGATTCAAGCTCGTATCAGAGACATCTGAGATGGCGCGCTGTTTCTCTGTGGGGAATTGCGAGAACGTCGATATCTTTTTCCAAAAAGCACGTGAGTTCTACCGGAGCTCTAGCAACGCTGCTTCTATGGCTCTTGCGTGCCAGATTCCAGGTGTTGAGGGCATTCGGTATGTCGGGGAAGGATGTCAAGATGAGTTCCGTATCTTATGCGAGGACATTGACCAGCTCTCTGGCGAGGGTGGCATTCTCGTCATTGATATCAAGCCGGTGTTTTAG
- a CDS encoding uncharacterized protein (ID:PFLUO_000245-T1.cds;~source:funannotate) — MPSNRRDESRRSRPRLEEAITNPGAVKINVTGAFIVDDEPRSKSPVDAEGVHYENKDIRLPHHTGVVSHVAVDIGGSLAKLVYFTRELGANDNGGRMNFINFETHRIDICINFIRQLKEEHERSNGSVHDELCVVATGGGAFKFYDKLKEALDVNILREEEMECLIIGLDFFITEIPNEVFTYSDADVEPMQFAEARPDVYPYLLVNIGSGVSMIKVSGPRQFQRVGGTHLGGGTFWGIMSLLTGARTFDDMLAMADRGDNSGVDMLVGDIYGMDYSKIGLKSTAIASTFGKVFRLKNAAERDAEDGEGLLQDEDGGQSNGDVNFHHEDMSRSLLYAISNNIGQIAYLQSEKHQVKHIYFGGSFIRGHRQTMNTLSYAIRFWSKGEKQAYFLRHEGYLGAVGAFIRRQPQNWGRRNSIDDVAAPQAVRNLVQNNVLNQETPNGPSSSS; from the exons ATGCCTTCCAATCGCAGGGACGAGTCGCGCAGGTCCCGTCCGCGCCTCGAGGAGGCCATCACCAACCCGGGCGCTGTCAAGATCAACGTCACCGGCGCCttcatcgtcgacgacgagcccCGGTCCAAGAGCCCCGTCGACGCCGAGGGGGTTCACTACGAGAACAAGGATATCCGCCTGCCGCATCATACCGGTGTTGTTAGCCATGTCGCGGTCGAC ATCGGCGGATCACTGGCGAAGCTCGTGTATTTCACCCGCGAGCTGGGCGCCAACGATAATGGCGGTCGCATGAACTTCATCAACTTTGAGACCCATCGCATCGATATCTGCATCAACTTCATTCGCCAATTGAAGGAGGAACACGAGCGCAGCAATGGCTCCGTCCATGATGAGCTATGCGTGGtcgccaccggcggcggcgccttCAAATTCTACGacaagctcaaggaggcGCTGGATGTCAATATTTTGCgcgaggaggaaatggaatgCCTCATCATCG GCCTCGATTTTTTCATTACCGAAATCCCCAACGAAGTCTTCACCTACAGCGACGCCGATGTCGAGCCCATGCAATTTGCCGAGGCCCGACCGGATGTCTACCCGTATTTGCTTGTCAACATCGGGTCCGGGGTGTCCATGATCAAGGTGTCGGGCCCCCGGCAATTCCAGCGGGTGGGGGGAACACATCTTGGCGGTGGCACGTTCTGGGGAATCATGTCGCTGTTGACGGGCGCTCGCACTTTTGACGAcatgctggccatggcggacCGCGGCGACAACAGTGGCGTGGACATGCTCGTCGGAGACATCTACGGCATGGACTATAGCAAGATCGGGCTCAAGAGCACCGCCATCGCGAGCACTTTTGGCAAGGTATTCCGGTTGAAGAATGCCGCCGAACGAGATGCCGAGGACGGTGAAGGCCTGCTtcaagatgaagatggcggccaAAGCAACGGCGACGTCAATTTCCACCACGAAGACATGAGCCGGAGCTTGCTATATGCCATTAG TAACAACATTGGTCAAATTGCTTATCTCCAGTCGGAGAAACACCAAGTGAAGCACATCTACTTTGGCGGCTCGTTTATTCGCGGCCACCGCCAGACCATGAACACGCTCTCCTACGCCATCCGTTTCTGGtccaagggcgagaagcaaGCCTACTTCCTGCGTCATGAAGGCTACCTAGGTGCTGTTGGTGCTTTTATCCGCCGACAGCCGCAAAACTGGGGGCGCCGGAACAGTATCGACGATGTGGCTGCACCGCAGGCGGTGCGCAACCTCGTCCAGAACAATGTTCTCAACCAAGAAACACCGAATGGACCATCGAGCTCATCATAG